Proteins encoded by one window of Arachis ipaensis cultivar K30076 chromosome B04, Araip1.1, whole genome shotgun sequence:
- the LOC107639004 gene encoding chitinase-like protein 2, whose protein sequence is MKKMNNNKIPTTSWVLMLLFVFGTTLVCVVNAQSSVKPVVKIVKGKKLCDKGWECKGFSAYCCNETISDFFQTYQFENLFAKRNSPVAHAVGFWDYQSFITAAALYQPLGFGTTGGKLGGMKEVAAFLGHVGSKTSCGYGVATGGPLAWGLCYNKELSPDKYYCDDYYKLTYPCTPGAAYYGRGAIPIYWNYNYGKIGEALKVNLLDHPEYIEQNATLAFQAAIHTWMTPPDKHIPSPHDAFHANWKPTKNDTLAKRVPGFGATINVLYGDQVCGQGSDGDDMNNVISHYLYYLDLMGVGREEAGPHDVLSCAEQKPFKSAGPPSSSTT, encoded by the exons ATGAAGAAGATGAACAATAACAAGATTCCAACAACATCATGGGTTTTGATGTTGTTGTTTGTTTTTGGAACAACGTTGGTGTGTGTGGTTAATGCACAATCATCGGTGAAGCCGGTGGTGAAGATAGTGAAGGGGAAAAAGCTTTGTGACAAAGGGTGGGAGTGTAAGGGTTTCTCTGCTTATTGTTGTAACGAGACAATCTCTGATTTCTTCCAAACTTACCAGTTTGAGAACCTCTTTGCAAAGAGGAATTCCCCGGTGGCGCATGCCGTCGGTTTCTGGGATTACCAGTCATTCATCACGGCCGCCGCGCTGTACCAGCCTCTTGGGTTCGGGACCACCGGTGGAAAGCTTGGTGGCATGAAGGAGGTTGCTGCTTTTCTTGGTCATGTGGGAAGCAAGACTTCTT GTGGATATGGGGTGGCAACAGGGGGACCCTTAGCATGGGGATTATGTTACAACAAGGAACTGAGTCCAGATAAATATTACTGTGATGACTACTACAAGTTGACCTATCCATGCACCCCTGGCGCCGCTTATTATGGCCGTGGCGCCATCCCTATTTACTG GAACTACAACTATGGAAAAATAGGAGAAGCCCTAAAGGTGAATCTATTGGACCACCCAGAATACATAGAGCAAAATGCCACGCTGGCATTCCAAGCAGCAATACACACGTGGATGACCCCACCAGACAAGCACATTCCTTCACCACACGATGCCTTTCATGCCAACTGGAAGCCAACTAAGAATGACACGTTGGCAAAGCGGGTCCCAGGTTTTGGTGCCACAATCAATGTTCTCTACGGTGACCAAGTTTGTGGCCAGGGTTCTGATGGTGATGACATGAACAACGTTATTTCTCATTACCTCTATTATCTTGATCTCATGGGTGTTGGCCGAGAAGAAGCTGGGCCCCATGATGTCCTCTCTTGTGCTGAGCAAAAGCCCTTTAAGTCCGCTGGGCCTCCATCTTCTTCAACAACTTGA